In the genome of Aspergillus luchuensis IFO 4308 DNA, chromosome 2, nearly complete sequence, one region contains:
- a CDS encoding thiamine pyrophosphokinase-related protein (COG:F;~EggNog:ENOG410PGN3;~InterPro:IPR031804,IPR015797,IPR000086;~PFAM:PF15916,PF00293;~go_function: GO:0016787 - hydrolase activity [Evidence IEA]): MGKSNLELVIECDRFPYYQDSPASYLEHLKNYHVFKVAGCDATLGYILNSTVERFNLPSEWWTIDSDNRSVTLLAPADATPQQRSDIMAKTLNKAVELGTFDILKGWRNEMYPIYGPGGKFLLEMERSATPLFGVVSYGVHSTVYVEDENGLRIWVPRRSRTKQTYPGMLDNSVAGGMSTTEHPFECLVREAMEEASLPEDVVRANATPAGCVTYTYVRSAKAGGETDLVQPEVEYIFDVKVGADIIPKPCDTEVEEFKLFTIEETKQALANGEFKPNCAVVLIDFFVRHGILTPENEPDYLEIIARMHRRLEFPTASHVTV, translated from the exons ATGGGCAAGTCAAATCTTGAATTGGTTATTGAGTGCGATAG ATTTCCGTACTACCAAGATAGCCCCGCATCCTATCTTGAACATCTGAAGAATTACCATGTTTTCAAGGTCGCCGGCTGCGATGCTACTCTCGGGTATATTCTGAACTCGACAGTAGAGCGGTTCAACTTGCCCTCGGAATGGTGGACAATTGACTCCGACAACCGGAGCGTCACCCTCCTTGCTCCGGCCGATGCGACTCCTCAACAGCGCAGCGATATTATGGCCAAGACGCTGAATAAGGCGGTGGAGCTGGGAACATTCGACATTCTCAAAGGATGGCGCAATGAGATGTATCCTATCTATGGACCAGGAGGTAAATTCCTCCTGGAAATGGAACGATCTGCTACCCCGCTATTCGGTGTCGTTTCGTACGGCGTACACTCGACCGTTTACGTGGAGGACGAGAATGGTCTACGCATCTGGGTGCCCAGGCGTTCGAGAACGAAGCAGACATACCCCGGTATGCTTGATAACTCCGTGGCGGGTGGAATGAGCACCACGGAGCACCCGTTTGAATGTCTTGTCCGTGAGGCGATGGAGGAAGCGTCTCTGCCGGAAGACGTTGTCAGGGCTAATGCCACTCCGGCGGGATGTGTTACGTACACGTATGTTCGGAGTGCAAAGGCTGGAGGCGAAACGGACCTGGTGCAGCCGGAGGTCGAATATATCTTCGATGTTAAGGTCGGGGCTGATATTATCCCCAAGCCGTGCGACACCGAAGTCGAAGAGTTCAAGCTTTTCACTATCGAAGAGACGAAGCAGGCATTGGCTAATGGAGAGTTCAAGCCCAACTGTGCCGTTGTCTTGATTGACTTTTTCGTCCGACATGGTATTTTGACACCGGAGAATGAGCCGGACTATCTTGAAATCATCGCACGGATGCATCGGCGCTTGGAGTTTCCGACCGCATCACACGTGACGGTATAA
- the RPB8 gene encoding DNA-directed RNA polymerase core subunit RPB8 (BUSCO:EOG092652ZZ;~COG:K;~EggNog:ENOG410PMVP;~InterPro:IPR005570,IPR012340;~PFAM:PF03870;~go_process: GO:0006351 - transcription, DNA-templated [Evidence IEA]), whose product MSDPLLFEDTFTITAINQQKYDRVSRLSCNSTDTLSHFTLDVNSELYPCVVNESLNMALASTLSLDGKDDSGSKGWREVGMGEQTLANDYDYVCHGKVYRFEEGSSQGNMAVFISFGGLLLYLEGPYKKLAPLRIDYVYLLLKK is encoded by the exons ATGTCCGACCCGTTACTCTTCGAAGACACCTTCACGATCACCGCGATCAACCAGCAGAAATATGACCGTGTTTCGCGTCTGAGCTGCAACTCTACCGACACCCTTTCGCATTTCACTCTCGATGTCAACTCCGAGCTTTACCCTTGTGTTGTTAACGAGTCGCTGAACATGGCTCTGGCCTCGACGCTTTCTCTGGATGGCAAGGATGACTCCGGTTCGAAGGGCTGGAGAGAGGTCGGAATGGGCGAGCAGACCTTGGCTAATGACTACGATTATGTCTGCCATGGCAAGGTTTACCGCTTTGAGGAGGGTTCCAGCCAGGGTAACAT GGCCGTCTTCATCTCTTTCGGTGGTCTTTTGCTTTACCTCGAAGGTCCTTACAAGAAGCTGGCACCCCTGAGAATCGACTACGTGTATCTGCTCCTGAAGAAATAG
- a CDS encoding elongator complex protein 4 (COG:B,K;~EggNog:ENOG410PJXC;~InterPro:IPR008728;~PFAM:PF05625;~go_component: GO:0033588 - Elongator holoenzyme complex [Evidence IEA];~go_process: GO:0002098 - tRNA wobble uridine modification [Evidence IEA]) produces the protein MSFRKRNIGLSAGADRTGVVNANAQPQQPTATPELTPGVRPSPDDGRPTTSTGTPSLDNLLAGHGGLPIGKTLLIEENGTTDFAGALLRYYAAEGVVQDQKIHVVGMPEQWGRSLPGLLGPADAVDDKQDKRKGERMKIAWRYERLGEFGAGIAGSRAPSGDQSQSVTDPNVDKRPAFCHAFDLTKRLTHPSIANVNYIPLAPSNEPLFVSIHKRLQAAISSCPPNTVHRILIPSLLNPTIYPPDSCQPDNLLQFLHSLRALMSAQGARVTAMITLPLSLFPRATGLVRWMELLSDGVIELCPFPHSSDALATSGAATSQEEPPQGMLKVHRLPVLHERGGGSDQNIGQDWAFTLSRKRFEIKPFSLPPAEGDKEGQDAAVTGAMPKKADLEF, from the exons ATGTCTTTTCGCAAAAGGAATATTGGTCTTTCGGCAGGCGCTGATCGCACTGGTGTTGTTAATGCTAATGCACAGCCGCAACAGCCTACTGCGACGCCAGAATTGACTCCCGGTGTTCGCCCCTCCCCCGACGATGGGCGGCCGACTACTTCCACTGGTACTCCGTCGCTGGATAACCTTTTAGCTGGGCATGGAGGTCTTCCCATAGGGAAGACGCTATTGATTGAGGAGAATGGGACTACGGACTTTGCGGGTGCATTGCTAAGATACTATGCGGCAGAGGGTGTGGTGCAAGATCAAAAGATTCATGTCGTGGGAATGCCTGAACAATGGGGAAGGAGTCTTCCGGGCTTGTTAGGTCCGgctgatgctgttgatgatAAGCAAGATAAACGGAAAGGAGAGCGCATGAAGATCGCTTGGCGATATGAGCGCCTGGGCGAGTTTGGAGCGGGGATTGCTGGTTCAAGAG CGCCCTCAGGAGATCAGAGCCAATCTGTCACGGATCCAAACGTCGACAAGCGGCCAGCATTCTGCCATGCATTTGACCTCACGAAACGTCTCACTCATCCTTCCATTGCCAACGTGAACTATATACCCCTCGCGCCATCGAACGAGCCCTTGTTCGTGTCGATTCATAAACGACTTCAAGCCGCAATTTCCTCTTGTCCACCAAATACTGTCCATCGCATCCTCATTCCTTCCTTGCTGAACCCCACGATATACCCGCCCGATTCCTGCCAGCCCGACAACCTTCTGCAGTTCCTACACTCTCTCAGAGCTTTGATGAGCGCGCAGGGTGCGCGGGTGACGGCGATGATCACGTTGCCCttatctcttttcccccgTGCCACAGGACTTGTGCGATGGATGGAATTATTGAGTGACGGTGTCATTGAGCTGTGTCCCTTCCCGCACTCCTCCGACGCTCTCGCAACCTCGGGTGCCGCTACTTCGCAGGAAGAACCACCACAGGGCATGCTGAAAGTCCATCGTCTGCCAGTACTGCACGAACGTGGCGGTGGTAGCGATCAGAACATCGGACAGGATTGGGCTTTCACGCTGAGCCGGAAGAGGTTCGAGATCAAGCCATTCAGCTTACCGCCAGCTGAAGGAGACAAGGAAGGACAGGATGCAGCGGTGACGGGTGCAATGCCAAAGAAGGCGGATCTTGAGTTCTAA
- a CDS encoding uncharacterized protein (TransMembrane:1 (o6-24i)), which yields MSFLSLLFLVFFAPFLLLLAYLGFSRFIAPRLRSHFSASPAGPGLDSYGRHYLRSMVNTGSAMSEQIELQNMLDGSDHEE from the exons ATGAGCTTCTTAtccctgctgttcctggtgtTCTTTGCACCATTTCTGCTACTCCTAG CATATCTAGGCTTCTCGAGATTCATTGCACCTCGTCTTCGGTCTCATTTCTCAGCATCACCTGCCGGACCGGGGCTTGACTCATATGGGAGACACTACCTCCGGTCAATGGTCAACACTGGGTCCGCCATGTCCGAGCAGATCGAGCTGCAGAATATGTTGGACGGTTCGGATCACGAGGAGTGA
- the SEN34 gene encoding tRNA splicing endonuclease subunit SEN34 (BUSCO:EOG09263U71;~COG:J;~EggNog:ENOG410PN73;~InterPro:IPR036167,IPR006677,IPR011856,IPR016690;~PFAM:PF01974;~go_component: GO:0000214 - tRNA-intron endonuclease complex [Evidence IEA];~go_function: GO:0000213 - tRNA-intron endonuclease activity [Evidence IEA];~go_function: GO:0003676 - nucleic acid binding [Evidence IEA];~go_function: GO:0004518 - nuclease activity [Evidence IEA];~go_process: GO:0000379 - tRNA-type intron splice site recognition and cleavage [Evidence IEA];~go_process: GO:0006388 - tRNA splicing, via endonucleolytic cleavage and ligation [Evidence IEA]): MDIEPTLPIPISYIGGSYFLFSIDAVTYVRREHHICGVLSGTLPQIPQQNVFLGLPLKLMPEEARLLVEKGVACIVDEVKVQKDGMRALMEEDRKKYLRELESQGQHAMRLQHDRKEQQREKALKKIEEKKAAKAKKSAEKQQQEQPDPVNNEAAAKDPVVDLFAHDQQSSRRSSSATAAAAPFGTAMGVTPATSYPPLPYEWSAEQRLPLPDVPSSYPLFAHLHSEGYYLSPGLRFGCQYLAYPGDPLRFHSHFLSVSAEWDEELDLMSIVAGGRLGTGVKKGFMIGGAEKKLEGSEAGDPSSVRTFSIEWGGM; the protein is encoded by the coding sequence ATGGATATCGAACCCACCCTTCCTATTCCGATCTCGTATATTGGGGGTAGCtactttctcttctcaaTTGATGCAGTTACGTATGTGAGACGCGAGCATCACATTTGCGGCGTCTTAAGCGGCACATTGCCTCAAATCCCACAACAGAATGTCTTCCTGGGCTTGCCCTTGAAGCTAATGCCGGAAGAGGCCCGGTTGCTCGTGGAGAAAGGTGTAGCATGCATTGTAGACGAGGTAAAAGTCCAAAAGGACGGAATGCGAGCCCTCATGGAAGAGGATCGCAAGAAGTATCTCCGTGAGCTAGAATCTCAAGGCCAGCATGCTATGCGACTACAACACGACCGGAAGGAGCAGCAACGCGAGAAGGctttaaagaaaatagaagaaaagaaggctgCCAAGGCCAAAAAGTCTGCtgaaaagcagcagcaggagcagcctGACCCTGTTAATAATGAGGCTGCTGCTAAAGACCCGGTTGTTGACTTGTTCGCACACGATCAGCAGTCGTCACGCCGTTCTTCGTCcgccactgctgctgctgctcccttTGGCACTGCTATGGGAGTCACGCCTGCTACGTCTTATCCGCCTCTTCCGTATGAGTGGTCTGCTGAGCAGCGACTACCGCTTCCTGATGTGCCTTCCTCATACCCTTTGTTCGCTCATCTTCACTCTGAAGGATATTACCTGTCCCCTGGGTTGCGATTCGGGTGTCAGTATCTTGCTTATCCCGGTGATCCTTTACGGTTCCATTCCCACTTCTTGAGTGTGTCTGCTGAATGGGATGAAGAGTTGGATTTGATGAGCATTGTTGCTGGAGGTCGACTAGGTACTGGTGTGAAGAAGGGTTTCATGATTGGGGGAgctgagaagaagctcgagggATCGGAGGCTGGGGATCCCAGTAGTGTGAGGACTTTCAGCATTGAATGGGGTGgaatgtga